A window of the Zeugodacus cucurbitae isolate PBARC_wt_2022May chromosome 4, idZeuCucr1.2, whole genome shotgun sequence genome harbors these coding sequences:
- the LOC105220849 gene encoding heat shock protein 23-like, whose translation MSSLPLILSLADDLSRLTPFYEPVFYTRWPAITTSPSGRLRKLEKDLPLATVGKDGFQASMDVQQFKPSELTVKVVDDHIVVEGKHEEREDDHGYIARHFVRRYALPKGFEADKVVSTLSSDGVLTVSVPKPAIEDKSNERVIQIQQTGPAHLNVKENPEETSKEEKAKL comes from the coding sequence ATGTCGTCTCTACCATTGATCTTGAGTTTGGCTGATGACTTGAGCCGCTTGACACCATTCTACGAGCCGGTGTTCTACACACGTTGGCCCGCAATCACTACTTCACCCAGCGGCCGTTTACGTAAATTGGAGAAGGATTTACCACTAGCCACTGTGGGAAAGGATGGTTTCCAAGCTAGCATGGATGTGCAACAGTTCAAGCCGAGTGAGTTGACTGTGAAAGTAGTCGATGATCACATTGTGGTCGAGGGCAAGCATGAGGAGCGTGAAGATGATCATGGTTACATCGCACGACACTTTGTAAGACGCTACGCTTTGCCAAAGGGATTCGAGGCCGATAAAGTTGTTTCCACATTGTCTTCGGATGGTGTCTTAACAGTTAGTGTGCCAAAACCGGCCATTGAAGATAAGTCCAATGAGCGTGTCATCCAAATTCAACAAACTGGACCAGCGCACTTGAATGTGAAGGAAAATCCCGAGGAGACTAGCAAAGAAGAGAAAGCAAAATTGTA